Part of the Sulfuriflexus mobilis genome is shown below.
CCGGTGACGATGTACTCGTGGTTGAAAACGAGCGTAAGGCGCGTGAAGTGGCTGCATTCCGCCATGGCAAGGTACGTGACACCAAGCTGGCGCGCCAGCAGGCGGCCAAACTTGAAAATATGTTCACACACATGGAAGGTGGTGAGGTTACCGATCTCAATATCGTCCTTAAGGCCGATGTGCGTGGTTCTGTTGAAGCACTGTGTGACGCACTGACTGATCTGTCCAACGAAGAAGTCAGGGTCAAGATCGTTTCCAGCGGTGTCGGTGGCATTAACGAATCCGATGCGCAGTTGGCACTGGCCTCCGGTGCCATCATGATCGGCTTCAATGTACGTGCTGATGGCACGGCAAAGAGACTGATCGCCGATGAGGATATTGATCTGCATTACTATAGCGTTATTTATGACGCTATTGATGAGATCAAGGCTGCCATCCTCGGTATGCTCAAGCCCATATATAAAGATGAGATCATCGGCCTGGCCGAGGTGCGTGATGTATTCCGCTCCAGCAAACTCGGTGCCATTGCCGGTTGTATGGTGACGGAGGGTACCATCAAGCGTAGCAGCCCGATCCGCGTATTGCGTGATGAGGTAGTGGTTTACGAAGGCGAACTGGAGTCTTTACGTCGTCATAAGGATGATGTCAATGAAGTGAAGTCTGGTACCGAGTGTGGTATCGGCGTGAAGAACTACAATGACGTCAAGCCGGGTGATCAGATCGAAGTCTTTGAACGGATACTGGTACAGCGCGAACTTTAATCGTGCTGTTTCTTTCAGATAACCGTAATAACGTATTGCGAGTCATTCTCCATGCCTAGAGAATATGCGCGTAGCCAAAGGGTTGCCGATCAGATTCAACGCGAACTTGCCCAAATTGTGCAACGTGAGTTGAATGACCCACGCCTGGGCCTGATTAGCATCTCTGCGGTCAAACTCAGTCGCGATCTCGCCTATGCGCAAGTCTATGTCAGCAGTTTTTCAGATAAGGATCATGCTGAAATCATCAAGGCCCTGAGTAAGGCGGGCGGTTTCCTGCGCCACCAACTCGGCAAGGCCATGCGTCTGCGCGTGGTGCCGGAGCTCAAATTCATTTATGACGACACCGTAGAGAAGGGTGTCAGCATGTCCCAACTGATCGACGACGCGATCTCGCAAGAGCGCGACGAGGAATAATCATTCATGCGTAGGAAGAATCGTGGCCGCAATATCAGCGGCATCGTTCTGCTCGACAAGCCGCTTGGCCTGAGCTCCAACAAGGCCTTGCAGGAAGTCAAAAACCTGTTTTTTGCCCGTAAGGCCGGCCACACCGGCAGCCTCGACCCGCTGGCCAGTGGCCTGCTGGCGCTCTGCTTCGGTGAGGCGACCAAGATCTCGAATTTCCTGTTTGATGCCAATAAACACTACCGCGCCACCGGCAAACTTGGCGAAATCACCACCACCGGCGATGCCGAGGGTGAGGTAATCGAGAGCCGGCCGGTGCCGGAGCTGGATGTGGCCAGGCTCGAGGCCGTGCTGGAGCAGTTCAAGGGTGAAATCAGCCAGGTGCCGCCGATGTACTCGGCCCTCAAACACAAGGGTGAGCCACTGTA
Proteins encoded:
- the rbfA gene encoding 30S ribosome-binding factor RbfA, translating into MPREYARSQRVADQIQRELAQIVQRELNDPRLGLISISAVKLSRDLAYAQVYVSSFSDKDHAEIIKALSKAGGFLRHQLGKAMRLRVVPELKFIYDDTVEKGVSMSQLIDDAISQERDEE